One window from the genome of Leucoraja erinacea ecotype New England chromosome 16, Leri_hhj_1, whole genome shotgun sequence encodes:
- the LOC129704579 gene encoding uncharacterized protein LOC129704579, whose protein sequence is MKSFERIILAHLKISTSSNMDPHQFAYRANRSVEDTVNLAIHHTLQHLETANTYARILFMDFSSAFNSINPVKHKLTDMNIDPCICHWIYSFLWNRQQRVKIHNTISHPLHLSTGAPQGCVLSPWLFSLYTNQLTSQYSSVKIYKYADDTTIIGLISNNNETEYRTQTHKAVTWCTDNNLLLNTSKTHKLIIDLRRKAQPKTPLLISSEPISTTDSFKFLGTHISNNLKWKINSDHIYKKANQRLFFLRQLKKFRVRKHLLIRFYTAIIQSMLTSSITVWYSSLDTHSRNKLQRIVNKASKIISTPLPSIESLNLKRSVSRVKKIISEPSHPAHHIFHLLPSGRRYSSLPAKTSRFKNSFYPHAIRILNTL, encoded by the coding sequence ATGAAGTCATTTGAGCGCATTATTCTCGCTCACCTCAAAATCAGCACTTCCTCCAACATGGACCCACATCAATTCGCATATAGAGCCAACAGGTCAGTAGAAGACACAGTCAACCTGGCCATCCATCACACTCTGCAACACCTGGAAACCGCCAACACGTACGCCCGCATCCTGTTCATGGACTTCAGTTCGGCATTCAACTCCATCAACCCAGTCAAACATAAATTaacggacatgaacattgacccctGCATCTGTCACTGGATCTATAGCTTCCTTTGGAACAGACAACAGAGGGTGAAGATACATAACACCATATCTCAccctctgcacctcagtacaggagcccctcagggctgcgtcttgtcaccctggttattctcactctacacaaatcaactcacatcccagtatagttcagttaaaatatataaatacgcagatgacacaaccatcaTAGGTCTCATCTCGAACAACAACGAAACAGAATAccgcactcaaacacacaaagcagtcacttggtgcacagataataacctcctactcaacacatcaaaaacacacaaacttatcattgatctcagacgtaaggcacaacccaagacccccctactcatctcaagcgaacccatatccaccactgactcattcaaatttcttggcactcatataagcaataacctcaaatggaaaatcaattcagatcacatttataaaaaagccaaccaaagacttttctttctccgccagctcaagaagttcagagtgaggaaacatctcctaatccgattttacacagccatcatccaaagcatgctcacttcatcaataacagtctggtacagcagtttagacactcactcccgcaataaactacagcgcattgtcaacaaagcatccaaaatcatcagcactcccctcccatcaatagaatcactcaatctcaaacggtccgtgtcaagggtgaagaaaatcatttctgaaccctcccacccagctcaccacatcttccacctgctgccgtcagggaggcgctacagctcactgcccgccaaaacatcacgatttaaaaacagtttctatccacatgcaattcgaattctgaacactctatga
- the nicn1 gene encoding nicolin-1 isoform X1: protein MADNCIACLIKSPVALQSGDLKTDSSKPGVFVIEVTFPKERITNIEKITFKNYYTAFLTIRLQQRVSGESDKTVLKWKTCLRNMCLMSNPHTENGSQDYFSISKQQMLFEPNDVMTMRLILRQPSPVWVNFTLEDIKVYEYNINKNQEQGPWLPKLTLSEQPLNLSDGLPDPDVVASSVQQMWVLTEMVQNNSTSARVGRFDVDGSYDVNMLSYI, encoded by the exons ATGGCAGATAATTGCATTGCATGTTTAATTAAAAGTCCAGTTGCACTACAGAGTGGGGATTTGAAAACGGATTCATCAAAGCCTGGAGTGTTTGTTATAGAGGTGACTTTTCCAAAGGAGAGAATTACTAAT ATTGAGAAAATCACGTTTAAGAATTATTATACTGCATTCTTAACAATACGCCTTCAACAACGAGTGTCTGGAGAATCTGACAAAACTGTATTGAAGTGGAAGACTTGTTTACGCAACATGTGTCTGATGTCCAATCCTCACACCGAAAATGGATCACAAGATTACTTTTCCATCTCCAAACAACAG ATGCTTTTTGAACCAAATGATGTAATGACAATGCGGCTGATCCTGCGGCAGCCTTCCCCAGTCTGGGTGAATTTTACATTGGAAGATATTAAGGTATACGAGTACAATATCAACAAAAAT CAAGAACAGGGACCGTGGCTTCCTAAGCTCACTCTATCAGAGCAACCTTTGAACTTAAGTGAT GGATTACCGGATCCAGACGTGGTAGCTTCAAGTGTACAACAGATGTGGGTGTTGACTGAAATGGTCCAGAACAATTCAACGTCCGCCCGTGTTGGACGCTTTGAT GTGGATGGTTCCTACGATGTCAACATGCTATCCTACATCTGA
- the nicn1 gene encoding nicolin-1 isoform X2 has protein sequence MADNCIACLIKSPVALQSGDLKTDSSKPGVFVIEIEKITFKNYYTAFLTIRLQQRVSGESDKTVLKWKTCLRNMCLMSNPHTENGSQDYFSISKQQMLFEPNDVMTMRLILRQPSPVWVNFTLEDIKVYEYNINKNQEQGPWLPKLTLSEQPLNLSDGLPDPDVVASSVQQMWVLTEMVQNNSTSARVGRFDVDGSYDVNMLSYI, from the exons ATGGCAGATAATTGCATTGCATGTTTAATTAAAAGTCCAGTTGCACTACAGAGTGGGGATTTGAAAACGGATTCATCAAAGCCTGGAGTGTTTGTTATAGAG ATTGAGAAAATCACGTTTAAGAATTATTATACTGCATTCTTAACAATACGCCTTCAACAACGAGTGTCTGGAGAATCTGACAAAACTGTATTGAAGTGGAAGACTTGTTTACGCAACATGTGTCTGATGTCCAATCCTCACACCGAAAATGGATCACAAGATTACTTTTCCATCTCCAAACAACAG ATGCTTTTTGAACCAAATGATGTAATGACAATGCGGCTGATCCTGCGGCAGCCTTCCCCAGTCTGGGTGAATTTTACATTGGAAGATATTAAGGTATACGAGTACAATATCAACAAAAAT CAAGAACAGGGACCGTGGCTTCCTAAGCTCACTCTATCAGAGCAACCTTTGAACTTAAGTGAT GGATTACCGGATCCAGACGTGGTAGCTTCAAGTGTACAACAGATGTGGGTGTTGACTGAAATGGTCCAGAACAATTCAACGTCCGCCCGTGTTGGACGCTTTGAT GTGGATGGTTCCTACGATGTCAACATGCTATCCTACATCTGA